The following nucleotide sequence is from Gammaproteobacteria bacterium.
CAGGGTGGAACCGAAACGCCGGCCGAAGTTCAACGCGCAAGGGCAGTGTCATGGCTGCTGCCCCCCTTCCATAGTCATGTCCGACATGTCCAGATCGTCCATGCTCATCTCGCCCATCGCCATGTCGTCCATGGGCATGTCCTTCATGTCCGGGCCAGCATCCGGCGCAGCGCCCATGGCCTCCCTCATCTTGGCCGTGGCTTCCCGCAGCTTGGATTCGGAGTCGATCAGGAACTGGGCCGAGGTCACCACCCGCTCGCCGGGGTCCAGGCCGGCGAGGATTTCGGTGTAGCCCTCCGCACTCACGCCCACGGTCACCGGACGGGGTTCGAACTTGCCCGCCCCGCGCACCACAAACACCTGCTCGCGCGCGCCGGAACGAACAATGGCCTCCCCAGGCACCACCACGGCCTGCGGCCGCGGCTCCACGTGCAGGGTGACGCTGGCGAACATGCCGGGCTTGAGCATGAGATCGCGGTTGTCGAAGGCCAGGCGCAGGCGCAGGGTGCGGGTGTTTTCCTGCAAATAGGGATAGATGAAGCTCACCTTGCCCTGATAGACCCGGCCCGGCGCCGCCTTGACCCGCATCTCCGCCCGGTCGCCCAGCCGCACCCAGGGAATCTCGTCTTCATACACGTCCACATACACCCACACCCGGTGCAAATCCGCCAGCAGATAAAGCTCGGTCTGGGGCGTGACGTATTGTCCTTCCCGGGCACCGATGTTCATTACGGTGCCGTCGAAGGGGGAATGAATGTGGAGGTATTTTTTGATTTTGCGGCTCTTTTCCAGCTCGCGCAGCTGGTGGGCCGGCACATCCAGCAGTTGCAGGCGCTCGCGGGCGCTGGCCAGCACCTCCTCGGCGCTGCGGCGCATGTCCCGGGCGGGGCTGTTTTTCACCGCTTCGAAGTTGCGCAGGGCCAGCAGATATTCCTGCTGGCTGGTCACCAGCTGGGGCGAATACAAGGCGAGCAGCATGGTGTTTTTCTTCACCGCCGCACCGGTCTGGTCCACGAACAGCTCTTCGATCCAGCCCTCGGTCTTGGGGTGCAGGCGGGCCAGGCGCTCTTCGTCGTATGTGACCCGGCCCAGGGCGTCGATGCGGCGTGTCAGGGTGCGCTGCTCTGCCACGGCACTGCGCACGCCGATGTTTTGCACGGTAACCGGATCAATGGTGACAGTGCCGGCGGGTTCCGCCTCCCCGGCGGCGCCGTCGGCGTAGACGGGGATATAGTCCATGCCCATCTCGTCCTTGGCCGGTACCGGCGAGGTGATGGCCGGGTTCATGGGGTTGCGGTAGAACAGCACCTCGCGCTCGGCGGGCGCCTCCTCGTCGGCGTAGACGGGGATGTAATCCATGCCCATCTCGTCCTTGGCCGGCACCGGCGAGGTGATGGCCGGGTTCATGGGGTTGCGGTAGAACAACACCTTGCGTTCACCGCCGCCGGCGGCAGGGGGGGTCTCGGCGGCGCGCTGGGCGTACCAATAGCCGCCGCCGGCCCCCAGGGCCAAAGCCAGCACGGTCAGCGTCACAAACGGCACAGTTTTACTGAAAGAGTTCATCAACGGTCTCCTTGCCCGTGGCGGCGGCGAGGTCGGCCTGGGCCTGTCTGGCCTCGGCAAAGGCCTGCCAGTGACGGGTTTCGTAGTCGTATACGGTAATCTGGGCGCGCACCAGGTTGAGAAAATCCACCTTGTTCACCTGGTACGCGGCCAGCATGGATTCCACGGTCTGGCGCGCCTGGGGCAGCAAGGTGCCGGTGAACTCCAACACCTGCGCCCGCGCCTGCCGGTAACGGGCCAGGGCGGTGGCGATGTCCCCCGCCACCCGGGCCCGCCGGGCGGCCAGCTGTTGCTGGCTGTGGCGCAGTTCCAGACCGCGCTGCTCGCGCAAGGGATCCTGGCGCGTGCCGGTACGCAGGGGCAGGTTCATGGAGAACAACACGCTGCCCATGTCGCTCCGCCCTTCGCGGGCCCCGTACAGCGCGGCAATCTGAAAGTCCGGGTAGTATTCCTTGCGTGCCAGCTCCAGGCGCCGCTGGGCCGCATCCACCTGATGCCGCCGGGCGTGCAAAACCGGCCGCAGGCGCTCTGCCGCGACCAGCAGGACCTCGAAGGACGGGGCCGGCGCCAAGGTGGTGTCCACCTCACCAGGCAAGGCCAGGGCCGTGGTGGCCGGCCGGTCCAGCAAGGTGTTCAGCCGCACCCGTGCTGCCGCCTGGGCTCCCTGTACCCGAAGTTGCCATTCGCGCAACTTGGCCCGTTCCACTTCCGCCAGGGACAAATCCTGCAACAAACCCTGCCCCACTTCGTATTTGGCCCGGGCGATGTCCACGAACTGACCCAGCAGGGTGTCGTTGCGCCGCAGCACCTCCAAGGTGCGCTGGAGATAAAACGCCTCCCACCAACTGCGCCGCACCGCGCGGGCCAGTTGCAGGCGCTCTTCGGCCACCTCCTCCCGGGCCGCCGCCGCTTCCTGTTCCGCCGCCGCCTGCTTCAACGAGCGCTTGCCGGGGTAGGGCAGAACCTGGCTGATCCCGGCCTGCAGTTGAGTCATCGGCGTGGCGCCGGGATCGGGCTCGTTGAGCGGCAGGTTGACCAGATTCACCATCAGGCGCGGCTCCGGCAGGGCCCCTTCCCGCACCGGGCGGGCCGCCAGGGCGGCTGCGCGGCTGCGCAGGGCGGCTAGGCCGGGGTTGGCCGCAAGAGCCCGGGCCACTGCCGCCTCCACCCCCAAGACATCCGCCGCCACCGGGGCGGGAGAGGCCCACAGCCAGGCCGCTGCCAACACGGCCCCCAGGCCGCACCGGAACGTTTGCAATGTAAACATGAACACTCCTCGTATCGGGCAGTTACCGCACGGACAACGGCCGTGCCGTCAGAAAACGCAGCGAGAGAATGGGCAGCGTCCTGCCATCAGGGACTGCATCCTCTCCCTTCGCAAAGAGGGGGCGGGAGGGTCACGCGGCCGGCATCACCGCAACGGTGGCTTTGGTGCGTGATCCCGATATCACCCCCGGACGGGAAGAGCGCAGGCCGTGAGAAAAACAGCCGTTACCGATTGCCGGTGCTGACGGCCGCCGGGACATCCCTTCAAAGGGGAAGGTGTCGGGGCGGTTCGGTTTCGCGGGAAAGGTCGGGTTGCAGCAAAGGCGGCGGCGCCGCTTCGCGATGGCTTTCGGGCGCAGGGCCTGTCAGCAAAGGAAGGAAAATCTGCATCAAGGGACAGCAATGGCCACCACCGGCGCAGCAGCTCATGGGCGCGCCGTGCTCCTTGGCACCGGTAACCGTCATCTTGTCCGCAGCACTGTGATGGTGTGTCACCACCGGACCGTCACCCGCCTGGCCCCAGCCGGGGAGGCTCGCGTGGGCCGGCAGGGTGGCCAGCAGGGCGAGTATCAACACACAGCGAAGGACTTTCGTGACGGTCATGGGCGGTTCAGCAGAAGTGATGTAGTGATGGTACTCATATCGAACCGGATAAACAATCCGTGAGCCCGCGTCTATAGCACGCTTTGCGGCGCGCTCCGGCGGTGGCTGACACGCCCCCGGGCCCCGGCGTAGTCAGAGACCGCAAAGAAAGCGAAACGTTGCCGTGGTTTGTTGGGCTTGGGTCCACCCCGGCGGCGCGAAGCGGCTTTGCTCCCGCGGGCGCAGTTCAGCGCTGAGCCGCCCTTGCCCGCCGCCCCGCTGGCGCGCACTGTCAGAGAGGAAATCCGCGGTGGCGGAATCCCCCCGTTCCGCCACGGGCCCGTCACCCCCGGTCCTGAAGGCACAAGCCACCGAGTTCCAGCGAGTGACGCAAGAGCAGAAAAGCGTTGCTGGCAGCCCCCATGCGTTTTGTTTTGTGCTGGTGTCTGCCTGCACTCACTTTCTCCCAGATTGCTGACACACTGGTGTCGCAGGACAAGGGCCTGCGTTACCCCGGTGCCACCGCCACCCCGTCGCGGACGGCATCGCCGGGATGAACGATCACCGTCTGCCCCGCGGACAAACCCGACAGGATCTGGGCGGCGAGACCGTTGCGCTGCCCGACTTCCACCGGCGTCTGCACGGCCCGGCCCCTGCTGACCACGAACACCGCCCAGCCCCCGTCCATCCGGAACAGGGCGCTGGCGGGAATCTGCAACACGTTCTTGCCCTCCCACAACAGGAAGCTCGCCTCCACCCGGTAACCGTCCCCCAGGCGGGCCCATTGCCGGGGCGGGGAGATCAGGTCTGCCACCACCCACACCCGCTGCTCTTCCACCCCCAGGGCGGAGATTTTGGTGAAACCCACGGGTTCGACGCGGCGCACCCGGCCTTTGAGGACCTGCCCACCGCCCCAGCGTGTGAAGCTCACCGGCGTGCCCGCTGAGAGGCGCACGGCGTCGGCGGACAACACGTCCACTTCCACCTCCAGGGCGTGGGGGTCGCCGATTTCCAGCAGTGCCTGGCCCATGGCCAGCGCACCTTCGCTCTCCCGGAACCGCTTCAGCACCACGCCATTCACGGGGGCTTTGAGGGTGATGTTGTCCGGCGCGTCATCACCCGCCGGGGCGGCGGCAAAGCGCAAAGCGGCACGGGCGGCGTCCAGCTCGAAGCGGGCGATATCCACGGCGAACCTGGCGGAACGGCTGAGCGCGGCGGCCCGCCGCTGCACGCTTTCGGCCTGCTCCAGCTCGTCTTGCGATGCCACACCGGCGCTTCGCAGGCGCTGGATGCGGGCCAGCTCCCGGGTGGCAAAGTCCGCATCCGCCGCCGCGGCCTCGGCCTTTTGCCGCGCCGCCTGCTGGGCCGCGCGGGCCGCCGCCACCCGGGCTTCGGCTTCGGCGCGGCGGCGCGGATCGAGCACGGCGGCGCGCAGGGGTTCCAGTGTTACCAGGGGCTGGCCCGCCACAACGCGCTCGCCCACTTCCAGCCCGATGCGGCGGGCATAGCCGGCCACGGGCGCGGACACCACATAGCGGTCTCTCACCCGGGTGCGCCCTTCCTCTTCGAGGGTCACCCGCAGCGGCTGCCGCATCACCGGCGCCACGTCCACGGTCACCGGCCGGGGCCAAAAACCCCAGAGCAGGGCAGCGATGATCACGGCGGCCAGGGTGGCCAGGGCCAGGGTTCTGTGCCACATGGTGCTACTCCCTTGTTTTGAGCACAGCGATCAAATCCAGCCGGTCCAGTTTCCGCCGCACCACCAAACCGGAGATCAGGGCGGCGACCAGCACCACGGTCGCCGAGTACGCATAGGTGGCCGGCTCCAGGATCAGGGGCACGCGGTAAAGATCGCTGTCCAGATTGACGGCGATCAGGGCGCACAGGCCCCACCCCATCACCATGCCCAGGGGCACGGCCGCCAGAGTGAGCAGGCCCAGTTCGCCCAGAAGGATGTAGGAAATCTCCCCCCGGGTGAAGCCCAGCACCCGCAGGCTGGCCAGCTCACGGCTCCGTTCCATGAGGGCGATGCGGGCGCTGTTGTACACCACGCCAAAGGCGATGACCACCGCGAAGACGCTGGCGACATAAGTGAAAAAGAGCATGGTTTCCTGCATGGTCTGGTTGAAATTGGCAATCTCCCGCTCCCGCACCACCACGCTGGCAATGCGCGGCGTGTCTTTCAGTTTGCGGTAAATCTCCGGCAGGGCGGGTTTGTCCACCGCCAGATAGGCGCCGGACAAGGCCCGCCCTTCGCGCATGAAGCGGTTGAGCCCGTCCAAAGACATATACCCCGAAACGCCGAGGTATTCCCGGGCCAGGCCCACCACGGTCACTTCGCGGGTGGGCCGGGCGCCCTCCAGCACGTCCACGGTGAGGCGGTCGCCGGGACGCAGGTCCAAAAGGCGGCCCAGGTAATCGGTGAGCACCACCCCGGCCTGGGGCAGGGTGATGGGCCTGAGGTCGGCATCCAGCACCCGCTGGATGTCGCCCCCCGGCTCCATGCCGCGGATGAGGCTGCGGTAGCTGAGATGGTGGTGGCGAAAACGCACGGGCACGGCCCGGTAGCCCTCCACATGGGTGACGCCGGGCAGGCTCAGCAGCTCGGCCCTGGCGCGGTAGGCCGTGGGATCGGTGAAGGTGACGGACAAGTCCTGGCGCTGGGACAGGCCGTATTGCACTTTTACCATGTAGTTCACTGTGTCCTGCTGGAAGCGGCCGCTCATGACGATGGCCAGCGCCAGGGCAATGCCCACCACCGACAACAATGACTTGACCGGGCGCCGCGCCAGGTGGCGCAGGATCATGCGGCTGGGCTGGGACAGCCAGCGCCGCAGGCCCAGGCGTTCGATGAGGGTGGCGCGATAGCGCGCGGGAGGCTCGGGCCGCATGGCCTGCGCCGGGCGCAGGCGGGCGGCCCTGGCCACGGCGAACACCGTGCCCGCCAGGGCGGCCGCGGCGGTGATGAATGCCGCCTGCAACACCACCGCCGGGCGCAGTTCAAACAGCAGATAGGGAAAGCGGAACATCTCCATGTAAATGGCGGACAGTTGCCCGCCCAGCCACCAACCCAGGCCCAGACCCAGGGCCACCCCGATGGCAGTCACCACGGCCACCAGCTTCAGATAGTGCCCGGTCACCGCCCCGTTGCCATAGCCGAAGGCCTTGAGGGCTGCAATCTGCTCGCGCTGGGTGGCCACCAGGCGGGTGACCACCACATTGAGCAAAAACGCGGCCACCCCGAGGAAGATGCCGGGAAAGATGTTCGCCAGGGTGTCAAGCTGGTCGAACTCCTGGCTCAAAAAACGGTGGGAGCGCTGATCCTGCCGTTCATAGGCGCCCAGACCGCCGTAGCGTTCCAGCAGATCGTCCAGGCGGTCGATGACATCCTGGGGCCGGGTACCGGCGGTAAGGGTGAGTACCACGTCGTTGAAGGCGCCGTCCAGGCCGAACGCCTGCGCCAGGGCCTCGCGGTTCATCCACATGACGCCGTAGCGCTGGTAGTCGGGAAACAAGCCACCGGGGCGCAGCTGGTGGATGTATTCCGGCGACAGGGCCGTGCCCACCAGGGTCAGGGCCTGACGGCGGCCGTTGAGCACGGCGCGGAAGTGGTCGCCGGGCTGGAGACGATGGGCTTCGGCGAAGGCTTCGCCGACCACCACTTCATTCTGCCGCCCCGCTTGCGGCAGGCGCCCGGCGCGCAGGTACAGGCGGTTGAGGGCGTGGCCGTCGCCGCCGCCGTTGGCGATGGACACCAGATGCCCCGTCACCGGCTCGGTAAACCCCGCGATGTCCACAGTCACGTCCGCCACCACCCGGGTCTCCACCCGGGCCACGCCGGGAATGTCTTCCAACCGTCCCCGCAGGCTTTCCGGGGCGCGTTTGAGGGAGGCGAAAACCTGACCGAAACGATTGTCCCGGTAGAAGGTGGCACGGGTGTCTTGCAGGGAATCCAGGGTCACCAGAAACATCACATAAGTGCCCACGCCGCTGGCGATGACCAGCACGATGGCCAGGGCCTGGCCGCGCATGTGCCACAAATCGCGCCACAGTTTGCGGTCCAGGGCCTTCACCAGTTCAGCTCCCGGGGGGCTTTTTTGGCCGCATTGCGTTCCACCCCGCTGACCCGGCCGTTGCTGAGGTAAATCACCCGGTCTGCCGTTTCGGCGATGACGGCGTTGTGGGTGATCACCGCTGTGGTGGTGCCCAGCTCCTGGTTGACCCGGGCGATCACGTCCAGCACTTTGATGCCGGTATGCACATCCAGCGCACCGGTGGGCTCGTCGCACAGCAGCACCTGAGGCCGCTTGGCCACGGCCCGGGCGATGGCCACCCGCTGCTGCTCGCCGCCGGACAACTGGGCCGGGAAATGGTCCAGGCGTTCGCCCAGATCCACCAGGCGCAGCGCTTCGTCCGGATCCATGGGACGGGCCGCGATTTCGGTCACCAGGGCGACATTTTCCCGGGCAGTGAGGCTGGGGATGAGATTGTAGAACTGGAACACGAAGCCCACGTGCTCGCGCCGGTAGCGGGTCAGGGCCGCATCGTCGTACACGGTGAGATCATGACCGCCATAACGCACAGTGCCCGCGGTGGGCGCATCCAGGCCGCCGAGGATGTTCAACAGGGTGGATTTGCCGCTGCCTGAGGGGCCCAGCAGCACCACGAACTCGCCCTGGTAAAGATCAAGATCAACCCCCCGCAGCGCGGGCACCTGCACCTCGCCCATTTGATACATCTTGGTGAGGCCGCGGGCGGTGAAAACGGCAGGAGCAGTGGGGGGCGTCATCGCAGTGCACTCCAGGGCAGGGGCGCCGACTTCGGCTTGCTGGCTCTCGTTTCCCTTGCGTGCGCCGGGGCGCCGGGCTCCGCTTCCCGTCCCGGGATATGCCGTGTCCGCCGTTTTCCTGGCACGGCAGGGGGCGGCCAAGGAGAACGGGGTCTTGGCCTTCCGGCCCGGGCCGATGCCCGAACCCCGCGCCCTCAATCAACGCCTTGGCACAGGCCGGTTCCCGCAACGGGAGTCAGCCCTTGACATCAGTGAACCTTGTCTTCGTCGGCGGCAGAGCCGGGGCTGTCATAGGGGAATTTCATATGGCCGTAGCGTATGGCCAACACCGCCACAGCCAGCAGGACGATGGCGCTGGCGACAGCAATCACCTTCCAGGTGTCCATGTCCTTGGCGTCCAGAGCCAGATATCGGGCCAGGGCGACGATGCCGATGTACAGGGGCATGCGTACCGGCAGCTTGCCGGATTCCAGATACACGCCCACCATGGCGACCACTTCGAGGTAGATGAACATCAGCAGCAAATCGGCCAGGGTGACCTCGCCCGCGGCCGCCATTTTGAGGATTTCCTGGACGCCGGCGATCAGGGTGCAGACGATGATAACGAACAAACCGCCATACTCGATCAGGCGTATCCCTTTGTGACTGATGTGGTTGCGATCAAAACCCATGGCGTGACTTTTCTCCTTCCGTCCCGCCCATGGTAAACCAATCCCGGGCCGGGGCAAGCGGTGGGGCGGCTTCCCGCCAGTGTCCCGCCGGGACTGGCCAGCAGATGCATTCCCGCCCCGGGATCACGTCGCGACGATCGGGAACGTTCGCGGCATCAGCCGCCCAGGGTTTTCAGATATTCAATCAGCGCCCGGCGTTCCTCGGACTTGAGCCTGTCGCCGTATGTGTGCCCGGTGTTGGCATAGCCTGGCAGGGTGGTGTCGTAGAGGCGCTTGCGTTTCTCCGGGTCTTGTTCTGCGGCTTTGCCATGCCTGAGTTCGGTGTAGCGCCAGCCCAGGGCCTCGGGGTCGTAGTCACGGCTGTCGAAGCTGCGCGTCCAATAAGTGGGGCGCTTGCTGCTGTCGAGCAGGGCCTCCATGGTGGGCACCGAACCGTTGTGCAGGTAGGGCGCCGTGGCCCAGATGCCGTCCAGGGGCGGCGGCACGTAGCCGGGGCGGGGCCGGGCCTGGGCGAGCCGGCCGAACCAGGAACGGTTGAACCAGTCCATGAAACGTCCGGCTTCCTCATAGGCGCTTTCGGCATAGACGGGGTCGGTGCCCACGCGCCGGGCGCTGATGATCAGATTGGGATAGCTGGCCTCGTTCCCGTAACGGCCATGGCATTTGGCGCAGCGGCGCTCATACACCTCCCCCCCGGCGGCGGCCAGCTTGCGGTCGACGGCGAAGGGGTAGGCGGGCGGTTTCAGCGATGCGAGATAAGCCCGGACGTGGACGAACTGGGCGTCGATGGCTTCGGCCTCGGCCACGCTGTCGGCGCAGACCAGGGATTTCATCATCATGTAACGCGCGTGGTCCCCCCGCCCCATGCCGTTGTAGAACATGGCGTTTTTCTTGCCCACCCGCCACCAGGGCGGCACGCTGGTGGGAATGGGTTTTTCGGGCGGTGGCGCCAGCAGGGGTTTTTCGGACCAGGCCAGGGTTTTGGGATCGCGGTGGGCGATGAGGGCCAGGGTGAGCGTGGGCGCCGGGTTGACACCCAGGGTGTCGGTGATGCTGTAGGGCACCATGGCGTCGATGCGCTGGGCCCATTTCTTCCAGGCGGCGGTCTCGGCCGGGCCGGATACATACAGCCCGGCGGCGTCCACGGCGTCGCGGGGGTCGGTGGTGAAATCCGCCGCTTCATTGCCCAGGCCGATGACCAGCTCGCCATTGAACAGCGCGGCGTGGCACAGCAGACAATTGGGGGTGATGATTTCCACCCCGTTGGGATCGCGGTGAGCACTCAGAAAATAGGGCAGTTCCCGGTTGCGGCCATGGCGGCCCGGCAGCGTGGGCCCCACTTCGGCGCCGGCACGGGTGCGCCGCCAGGCCTCGTAGGGCAGGCCGCAGCTCTCGTAGCCCCCGTTGATGATGAGTTCATACCCAAGCTTGGGATCCCCCGGGCGCTGCTTCGAGGGCGGGATTTTGTCGGCGCAGCCGGCGCCGGCCAGCAGACAGGCGATGGCGGCCAGGCGCCACCCCGGTTCACGGCAGCGTTTGAATCGGTTTCCCATGCTCATGCGCCCTCATAGCCATAGAGTTGCACCATCCCTGCGCCGCCCGGGGATGCGCCGGCCGCCACAGGCCGCAGCACCACCAACCCCGCCCAGTAGGGAATCCAGGCCCGCCCTTCCTGCGCCCGGTGGGCCGGCACCAGCTCCATGTCGATGCCCGCCGCGGCGACGCGCAAGCGCCAGCGCACGGGATAGCGGGCGCCGCTGTCCGGACTGTTCCAGTAGGCCGCCGGCTCCAGCGCGATTTCCTCCCGCCCCAGCAGCCGGGCCCGGCCGTCCCGGTCGATGAAAAAACCGGTGGTCACGGCCCGGCTGCCTTCCCCCACCCGGTGGCGGCGGAAGGCGTAGAGCGCCCGGCCATCGTCCAGATGCAGGGTAAAGCGGTCAAAGGCCACCGGCCCCCCGGGCAGGGGCAACTCGCCCCAGGCGTGTTCCAGGGTGATCAGCCCGCGGACGGCCTGTTCCCCATCCGGACCCCGCAGCACGCCCGCCGCCTGAAGGCGGGGTTGCAGATAGAGATGAAAGGGTGGCCGGGCGCGGCTGGCGCGTTGGCCGTCAAAGGCGTTCTCGTCGATCAGGCCCTGCCCGGGCTGGCCGAAATCAAGCTGCAGACTGAGGTCATTGCCATTGAGCAGCAACGCCCCCTGCAGCGTCCCGCCCGCACTGCCGGCCAGGTCCAGCTGCCAGTCCTCCAGCCAGATCCGCAGCGGCTCTGCGCGGGTCCCGGCCAGGCCCGCGGCGGCGCGGCTGAGCCGCCGGGCGCTGCGCAGCGGGGCATCCGGCAGCGACAGGGAAAACACCCCGGCATACACCTCATGGGCCGCCCAGGAGGAGCGGCGCGCCGGGGCCGCCGGACCAAGGCTCCGCCGGATCAGCGTAAGCTGAAAACCCAGCGGCCGGCCCTCATCATCCCGCAAGGTGCCGGCGAGATGCCACCACTCGCTGGGATAGGCCGGATGCGGTCCGTGATCGGCCGGGAAGCGGAAATCCCGGGGGAAACGCACTTTCTTGAAGCCGGCCGTCTCGGCGACGATGGCGGACAAAGGGACGATGGTGGTGCCGGCGCTGGGCGACGACTCAAGGGGCGCGGGCTTCGGGACCACGAACGGCAGTGCCACCAGGATCATGATCCCCAGGGCGGCCGCCCACAGGCCGCGCCTAGCCATGCCGCGGCGACTCTGCGGCGATGTACGCCGTGGTCAGACTGTGTACCGGCATCCGCTCCCGCCCCAATCCGTGTTTGTTCTGGTGCCCGGCCCCCGCCCCCGTGGAACACCTGGACAAGGTCAAGAACAATTCATTATACGGCAGCCGCCGCACCCCACCAACGCGCTGCGCATCCCCGGCGCCGGCGGCCACCGGAACGCCGTGCCATGCCGGTTTCGGCCACGCTGATCCACCCGCCGGGAACGCTGCGCGGTGGAACAGCATGTTTCTCTGCATGTTCAATGACTTCTCGTCGTTGAACATGACGTTACTTTCCCACCCCGTACACAGTTTGCCGAAAAACAGAGTTTTCCGGCACACTGTCAAACCTCCTCCGTGCCGGCTGCCACCGCCGCCCGGATTATCACATAACCGGATGCCACCGCCATGGTGATCGCCCCCACCATGGCGCCGTACACCGCCCCGGCCGCCGCCGGCAGCCAGCCCGGTTTGAGTTGATTGAGCTCGGTATTCCACGTGTCGTAGAAAAAGCAATACGCCGCGGCGGACACACCCATTTGCGCGTCGAGCAACCACACCAGCGCGGCCAGGGACGCCCCCACCAGCAGCACCGTGGCCAGGGAACCGTAGGCCGCGCGATTCATGGTGCGCCGGTGGCGCGCCACCTCGAACAAGACGTAAAACCCCACGGCGAGAAACACTGAAATGGCCGATGTGGAAACGCGGATAAACGGCCGCCCGTCGCTGATGCTGAAAATCATCGGGCACAACCAACTGCCGATCAGTGCCCCGAAGACCACGCCGAAGGTCAAACCCGAGAGATACGGATGCGTCAGGGCATTCATGGCCGGTCGGCGCGCAGCGCGCCGCACCAGCCAGCGGTGCCAGCGCGGAAACAGCCCTCCCACCACACTGCCCAGGGCCATGCCCACAAGCATGAAGCCGGGGATCAGGTCCAGAGGATCGGGTGTGGTTTGAATGATGAGGGCGTCGGGTACCGGTTCATCGAGCTGGCACATGGTGTTGACCTGCCGCTCGCTGATCTCGCTGCGATTGGGCGCCGGCCAGTCGTAGGCCCAATAAACGCCCAGGAATATCAGCCCGGTCAAGCCACCGCCCACCATCCCCGAGCGCTGCCAGCGCAGCCACAGCCTGCCGGTAACGGTGCTGCGCGGCGCCGGAGCGCGGGCGGCGTAATGGGCCAGCACCCCGGTGAACGCCAGCACAATGAAAAGAAAGGGCACCATGCCGCCGGAGGTGGCAAACACCGGTTCACGCCGGTCCAGCAACAAGAGGAAAAACAGCGCCGCCGCCAACAACCCAACGAGTACATAGGGGAAATAATCGTGCTGGCCGCGGGGTGGCACAGGAAAGCACTCAGAGCTTATGGTCCAGCCACATCAAGGTCAGCAGTTTTTCTTTGAAGCGCGTCCACAACACCAGGTACAAGGTGTCACGCAGATTGCGCCACTGGGTCCCGCTCTGGTCGTGACTGACACCGACCATGTCCCCCAGCAGACCGCAGTAGATGTGCACACTGCCCAACCATAAACACAGCGGCCGGTAAAACCGCAAGCTTGCCGCGGCCTGCCGGGGCGGCTCGGCCAAACCGGAAAAATCATCATTGTTGGCAATGCGGTTGCGCGCCAGGCTGTAGACCAGCGCGGCCGCCACGGTGAGCAGTATCCCCGCCAGCGAGCCGTGAATGCCGTTTGCCACCGCGCCGCCCAGGGCGGCCAGGGCCACCCCGCGGTCGAGGTTGTCCAGAGCGGGCGAGCCGTAGCCGGGTGCCGGGCAGGGTGCTTGTGCCATGCTACGGCTTCACCAAAAAACCGGGGATTCGGGCCACCGCGTCTTCCAATGCTTCCAGCGCCTGCATGCCCTTGGGTGTCAAGGTGTAGAGGCGCCGCGGAATGTAAAAGTCCCCTTCCTTGACATGGGGCGGCGGTGCCGTCTCCAATTCTGAAATCACCAGACCTTTTTTCTCCATGCGCTCGAGGGTGACGTAAATTGTCCCTTTTTTCAGTTTCAACTCTCCCCCCGCGGAGCGCCGCACCAGCTCCAAGCCGAACAGGGGCGCGTCACTTTGCCGCAACAAATGAGCGATAACGGCTTCGGTAAGGCTGAGTTTGGTGGGTCGGCTCACGTTGAGGTCTCCAGTGAATCAATAGCATGATAACCGAGTACGCAAGCGCACTTCACGCCTGCCAGCCACCGATTCGCTGCCGACCCCCACTGGGGGCGCCGCCCGGCGGATTGAGACACTGCAACACCTGCCTCATCCCCTGGATCTCA
It contains:
- a CDS encoding ABC transporter ATP-binding protein — translated: MTPPTAPAVFTARGLTKMYQMGEVQVPALRGVDLDLYQGEFVVLLGPSGSGKSTLLNILGGLDAPTAGTVRYGGHDLTVYDDAALTRYRREHVGFVFQFYNLIPSLTARENVALVTEIAARPMDPDEALRLVDLGERLDHFPAQLSGGEQQRVAIARAVAKRPQVLLCDEPTGALDVHTGIKVLDVIARVNQELGTTTAVITHNAVIAETADRVIYLSNGRVSGVERNAAKKAPRELNW
- a CDS encoding FtsX-like permease family protein, whose amino-acid sequence is MKALDRKLWRDLWHMRGQALAIVLVIASGVGTYVMFLVTLDSLQDTRATFYRDNRFGQVFASLKRAPESLRGRLEDIPGVARVETRVVADVTVDIAGFTEPVTGHLVSIANGGGDGHALNRLYLRAGRLPQAGRQNEVVVGEAFAEAHRLQPGDHFRAVLNGRRQALTLVGTALSPEYIHQLRPGGLFPDYQRYGVMWMNREALAQAFGLDGAFNDVVLTLTAGTRPQDVIDRLDDLLERYGGLGAYERQDQRSHRFLSQEFDQLDTLANIFPGIFLGVAAFLLNVVVTRLVATQREQIAALKAFGYGNGAVTGHYLKLVAVVTAIGVALGLGLGWWLGGQLSAIYMEMFRFPYLLFELRPAVVLQAAFITAAAALAGTVFAVARAARLRPAQAMRPEPPARYRATLIERLGLRRWLSQPSRMILRHLARRPVKSLLSVVGIALALAIVMSGRFQQDTVNYMVKVQYGLSQRQDLSVTFTDPTAYRARAELLSLPGVTHVEGYRAVPVRFRHHHLSYRSLIRGMEPGGDIQRVLDADLRPITLPQAGVVLTDYLGRLLDLRPGDRLTVDVLEGARPTREVTVVGLAREYLGVSGYMSLDGLNRFMREGRALSGAYLAVDKPALPEIYRKLKDTPRIASVVVREREIANFNQTMQETMLFFTYVASVFAVVIAFGVVYNSARIALMERSRELASLRVLGFTRGEISYILLGELGLLTLAAVPLGMVMGWGLCALIAVNLDSDLYRVPLILEPATYAYSATVVLVAALISGLVVRRKLDRLDLIAVLKTRE
- a CDS encoding phosphate-starvation-inducible E encodes the protein MGFDRNHISHKGIRLIEYGGLFVIIVCTLIAGVQEILKMAAAGEVTLADLLLMFIYLEVVAMVGVYLESGKLPVRMPLYIGIVALARYLALDAKDMDTWKVIAVASAIVLLAVAVLAIRYGHMKFPYDSPGSAADEDKVH
- a CDS encoding c-type cytochrome, whose amino-acid sequence is MGNRFKRCREPGWRLAAIACLLAGAGCADKIPPSKQRPGDPKLGYELIINGGYESCGLPYEAWRRTRAGAEVGPTLPGRHGRNRELPYFLSAHRDPNGVEIITPNCLLCHAALFNGELVIGLGNEAADFTTDPRDAVDAAGLYVSGPAETAAWKKWAQRIDAMVPYSITDTLGVNPAPTLTLALIAHRDPKTLAWSEKPLLAPPPEKPIPTSVPPWWRVGKKNAMFYNGMGRGDHARYMMMKSLVCADSVAEAEAIDAQFVHVRAYLASLKPPAYPFAVDRKLAAAGGEVYERRCAKCHGRYGNEASYPNLIISARRVGTDPVYAESAYEEAGRFMDWFNRSWFGRLAQARPRPGYVPPPLDGIWATAPYLHNGSVPTMEALLDSSKRPTYWTRSFDSRDYDPEALGWRYTELRHGKAAEQDPEKRKRLYDTTLPGYANTGHTYGDRLKSEERRALIEYLKTLGG